From a region of the Leptospira venezuelensis genome:
- a CDS encoding spinster family MFS transporter: protein MESNSNQSKHAWRILILLFLANLLNFFDRTIPAIIIEPIRHEWDLSDLQLGIVGSAFTVIYAIAGLPLGRLADSWSRKKIIGWGLAIWSAFTALNGYAWNYLTFVSVRMGVGIGEASYAPAANSLIGDLFPSHKRARAVGIFMLGLPLGLVLAFFTVGAIVKAFGTWRAPFFIAALPGILLSIFFFFIREPERGAAESIQVSKVPPAQPIKKVLRIPTMWWIILSGLTFNFAAYAVNSFLVSLLQRYYHFTLVKAAITTGFIVGITGLIGLTVGGWIADKIHQRSERGRLLFGAFNLLVSGILILLALLQSEEMVLFFSLLLGLGWLLSYNYYTCVYPAIQDVIEPRLRATAMAIYFAAMYLLGGAAGPAVVGWFSDHLTKSAMLRSGASEMTEQFKAIGLHDSLFLIPVTVLLTSLFVFLASRSFAKDASDMKRSLEGKA, encoded by the coding sequence ATGGAATCGAACTCGAATCAGTCCAAACATGCATGGAGAATTTTGATCCTTCTATTCTTGGCAAACCTCCTCAACTTCTTTGATAGAACGATCCCTGCTATCATCATTGAACCCATTCGACATGAATGGGATTTAAGCGACCTTCAATTAGGTATCGTAGGTTCTGCATTTACTGTAATTTATGCCATCGCCGGTTTGCCATTAGGAAGACTCGCAGATTCTTGGAGTCGTAAAAAGATCATTGGTTGGGGACTGGCAATCTGGAGCGCATTCACTGCTTTGAATGGATATGCTTGGAATTATTTAACTTTTGTTTCAGTTCGTATGGGTGTTGGAATAGGAGAAGCAAGTTATGCACCTGCTGCAAATTCTCTTATAGGAGATCTTTTTCCTTCTCATAAAAGAGCAAGGGCAGTTGGTATTTTTATGTTAGGCCTCCCCCTTGGTTTGGTCCTTGCTTTCTTCACTGTAGGAGCAATCGTAAAAGCATTTGGAACATGGAGGGCACCATTTTTCATCGCAGCACTACCCGGTATTCTTCTGTCTATATTCTTCTTTTTTATCAGAGAACCTGAAAGAGGAGCTGCAGAATCTATCCAAGTATCGAAAGTCCCACCTGCACAACCAATCAAGAAAGTATTAAGAATTCCTACTATGTGGTGGATCATTCTTTCAGGTCTTACATTCAATTTTGCAGCTTATGCGGTGAATAGTTTCTTAGTTTCGCTACTACAAAGATATTATCATTTCACTTTGGTAAAAGCAGCAATTACTACAGGATTTATAGTAGGAATTACAGGTTTAATCGGGCTAACAGTAGGAGGTTGGATCGCAGATAAGATCCACCAAAGATCAGAAAGAGGCCGGCTTCTTTTTGGAGCATTCAATTTACTTGTGTCCGGGATTCTAATCCTTCTAGCATTGCTACAGTCGGAAGAAATGGTTTTATTCTTCTCTCTCCTACTCGGATTAGGATGGTTACTTTCTTATAATTATTATACCTGCGTTTACCCCGCAATACAGGACGTAATTGAACCAAGACTTAGAGCGACCGCAATGGCGATCTATTTTGCAGCAATGTATCTGTTAGGTGGTGCGGCAGGTCCAGCTGTTGTAGGATGGTTTTCAGATCACTTGACCAAATCTGCGATGCTCCGCTCAGGTGCTTCTGAAATGACGGAACAATTTAAGGCAATTGGCCTCCATGATTCTCTCTTTCTTATTCCTGTAACAGTGCTGCTAACTTCCCTATTTGTATTCTTGGCTTCCAGAAGTTTCGCAAAGGATGCATCCGATATGAAGAGAAGTTTGGAAGGAAAAGCCTAA
- a CDS encoding LA_3150 family lipoprotein, whose protein sequence is MKSKLKFILPLLGLLAISCSSDQKDDAALLQALVGTPDDGNNSIVVVEVAGNFTDYTGECYDHFTVLGTSNSTISPTNYYLYVMFGHSLDTELRKSALSKSTCGSLGFLGSGIPTNASPLNFKYYTCDPNLGQAGGDCGTKIKAAVGFPTD, encoded by the coding sequence ATGAAATCTAAACTTAAATTCATACTTCCACTATTGGGACTTTTAGCAATTTCTTGCTCTTCCGACCAAAAGGACGACGCGGCTCTATTGCAAGCATTAGTAGGAACTCCTGATGACGGGAACAATTCTATCGTAGTGGTAGAGGTTGCAGGAAATTTCACAGATTATACGGGAGAATGTTACGATCATTTCACCGTCTTGGGAACTTCGAATTCAACGATCTCTCCAACCAACTATTATCTTTATGTAATGTTTGGACATTCTTTGGATACTGAACTTAGGAAATCAGCTCTTTCTAAATCAACTTGCGGTAGTTTGGGATTTTTGGGTTCAGGAATTCCTACAAATGCAAGTCCTCTGAATTTCAAATATTATACCTGTGATCCTAACCTGGGACAAGCCGGGGGAGATTGTGGGACTAAGATCAAAGCAGCTGTAGGATTTCCTACCGACTGA
- a CDS encoding phosphate ABC transporter substrate-binding protein, with translation MKKISLRLIVLLAFALSSFSVSGEEKKTITIKGSDTMVILVQKWTETFPDKSVQFQVTGGGSGTGIAALINGTTDICSASRPLKPQEIQQLKEKYNSNGVEIKVAIDGISLYVNKKNPVAKLTLEEIRKIFTGKITNWKEVGGEDHKIVLYSRENNSGTYEYFKEHALEKQDFDPSAQHMVGTAALVNAISKDKWGIGYGGAAYASGVKDVAVAADANSKAELPTEANILTNKYPISRYLYFYLREAPKDQTKKFIDWVIGKDGQKVVKDVGYFPLKKK, from the coding sequence ATGAAAAAGATAAGTTTAAGACTTATTGTCTTATTAGCATTCGCTCTTTCTTCATTTTCCGTATCCGGGGAAGAGAAAAAGACAATCACCATTAAAGGATCCGATACGATGGTTATCCTGGTTCAAAAATGGACTGAAACCTTCCCGGATAAATCCGTCCAGTTCCAAGTAACTGGAGGAGGATCTGGAACAGGGATCGCGGCTCTAATCAACGGAACTACAGATATTTGTTCTGCTTCTCGCCCTCTCAAACCTCAAGAGATCCAACAATTAAAGGAAAAATACAATTCTAACGGTGTGGAAATCAAAGTTGCGATTGACGGTATTTCTCTTTATGTAAACAAAAAGAATCCAGTTGCAAAACTTACTCTCGAAGAAATTCGTAAAATTTTCACTGGAAAGATCACCAATTGGAAAGAAGTTGGCGGAGAAGATCATAAAATTGTACTTTATAGCCGTGAGAACAACTCCGGAACTTACGAGTATTTCAAAGAACACGCTTTGGAAAAACAAGACTTTGATCCTTCTGCACAACATATGGTAGGAACTGCAGCTCTAGTGAACGCAATCTCCAAAGATAAATGGGGAATCGGTTACGGTGGAGCTGCCTACGCTTCTGGAGTTAAAGACGTTGCTGTTGCAGCTGATGCAAACTCTAAAGCGGAACTTCCAACTGAAGCGAACATTTTGACCAATAAATATCCAATTTCCAGATATCTATATTTTTATCTGAGAGAAGCACCTAAAGACCAAACCAAAAAGTTTATCGATTGGGTGATTGGAAAAGACGGACAAAAAGTTGTGAAGGACGTAGGTTACTTCCCTCTTAAGAAAAAGTAA
- the pstC gene encoding phosphate ABC transporter permease subunit PstC — MSKLDPLLRYLLHPSRRKVDVFAETLVKGTAATSILIILLIFFFVFREASALFFSNSPQATSTVQSSGSPTEYNPDSSSDAPAEYNPDGDTLELNKPVAVSTPEPEKLSLFENLFSKIWQPVSSVPKFGILPLIVGTAKTTIVAILLGAPLAILAALNITFFVSARVREIVKPAIEMLANFPSVVIGFFCLMDVATLVKATFDIDFRLNALTGGIGLAIAVTPIIFTVAEDALSTVPQSYRQASLALGATEWQTAYRVMLPAALPGVFAAVLLGIGRAFGETMIALMATGNAPMMSFGIFDPSRTFAATIGAEMGEVIWGSEHYNILFFLGVLLFLFTFSLNAITELYVKKRLMKKFQGS; from the coding sequence ATGAGCAAACTCGATCCTCTGCTGAGATATCTATTACATCCGAGCAGAAGAAAAGTAGACGTTTTCGCGGAAACTTTAGTAAAAGGAACCGCTGCAACTTCCATCCTTATCATTCTTCTTATTTTTTTCTTTGTCTTTAGAGAAGCTTCTGCCCTATTCTTCTCAAATTCTCCGCAAGCCACCTCTACTGTTCAAAGTTCCGGATCCCCAACGGAATACAATCCTGACTCCAGCTCGGATGCTCCTGCAGAGTATAATCCTGATGGAGATACTTTAGAATTAAATAAACCTGTTGCGGTTTCTACCCCGGAGCCTGAAAAACTTTCTCTATTCGAAAATCTTTTCAGCAAGATTTGGCAGCCTGTATCTTCTGTTCCTAAGTTTGGTATTCTACCTTTGATTGTAGGAACTGCAAAAACTACAATTGTAGCGATATTACTTGGAGCGCCTTTGGCTATTTTGGCCGCGTTGAACATTACGTTTTTTGTATCTGCAAGAGTACGAGAGATAGTAAAGCCGGCAATCGAGATGCTTGCAAACTTTCCTTCCGTTGTGATTGGATTTTTCTGTCTGATGGATGTTGCTACATTAGTAAAGGCTACATTTGATATAGATTTCAGATTGAATGCTCTGACCGGAGGGATCGGTCTTGCGATCGCAGTCACTCCAATCATATTTACGGTTGCAGAAGATGCACTAAGCACAGTCCCTCAATCTTATAGACAAGCATCTTTAGCATTAGGTGCTACTGAATGGCAAACCGCTTATAGAGTTATGCTTCCTGCTGCATTGCCTGGTGTATTTGCTGCGGTACTTTTGGGGATCGGAAGAGCCTTTGGAGAGACTATGATTGCTCTTATGGCTACCGGTAATGCCCCTATGATGAGTTTCGGAATTTTTGATCCGAGTAGGACATTTGCCGCTACGATCGGTGCGGAAATGGGAGAGGTTATCTGGGGATCAGAACATTATAATATTTTGTTCTTCCTGGGAGTTCTTCTGTTCCTATTCACTTTTTCCTTGAACGCAATCACTGAGCTGTATGTAAAAAAGCGGCTTATGAAAAAGTTCCAAGGCTCCTAA
- the pstA gene encoding phosphate ABC transporter permease PstA: MKWKKVRLKKRRVVQDKIYSILALGAPMLATGLILSAVLLMLGNIFYKGISGVNWEFLTEAPKNNNLEGGIFPAIYGTVYLVFIMILFSIPIGTATGIFLSEYTARDSKFAMTVRFAINTLAGVPSIVFGLFGVGFFIQFLGKGMDYVANNTTPVWGKPALIWAAATLAILTLPVVIISVEETMRSIPREMREASLALGATKWQTIWKLVLPNSLTGILTGAILAIGRGAGEVAPILFVGVVYSLPELPSHLSDQFMQLGYHLFVLATQSPDVDAAMPKQYATTVVLLTLTFGMSFFATFLRYRIRKSRGKAHV, encoded by the coding sequence TTGAAATGGAAAAAAGTCAGACTTAAAAAAAGAAGAGTCGTCCAAGATAAAATTTATTCTATATTAGCCTTAGGAGCTCCTATGCTCGCTACAGGACTGATTTTATCAGCAGTTCTTCTCATGTTGGGAAATATATTCTATAAAGGAATTTCAGGCGTTAACTGGGAATTTCTGACAGAAGCCCCTAAAAATAATAACTTAGAAGGTGGAATATTTCCTGCAATCTACGGAACAGTATATTTAGTTTTTATAATGATCCTATTCAGTATTCCGATCGGTACTGCTACAGGCATCTTTCTTTCTGAATACACAGCAAGAGATTCTAAGTTCGCAATGACCGTAAGATTCGCGATCAATACCTTGGCAGGAGTTCCTTCCATCGTATTCGGTCTATTCGGTGTAGGATTTTTCATCCAATTTCTAGGGAAAGGAATGGATTATGTTGCAAATAACACCACTCCGGTTTGGGGAAAACCGGCTTTGATCTGGGCTGCAGCTACTCTTGCAATTCTAACCTTACCGGTAGTCATTATCTCTGTAGAAGAAACAATGAGAAGTATCCCAAGAGAAATGAGAGAAGCCAGTTTAGCGTTAGGCGCTACCAAATGGCAGACCATCTGGAAATTGGTCCTACCGAATTCCTTAACAGGAATTTTGACAGGAGCAATTCTTGCCATCGGAAGAGGAGCAGGAGAAGTGGCTCCGATCTTATTCGTAGGAGTTGTATATTCCTTACCGGAATTACCTTCTCATCTTTCGGATCAGTTCATGCAATTAGGTTACCATTTATTCGTGCTGGCAACCCAATCACCCGATGTGGACGCAGCAATGCCGAAACAATATGCAACCACTGTAGTGTTACTAACTCTTACTTTCGGAATGAGCTTTTTCGCCACATTCTTACGATACAGAATCAGGAAATCAAGAGGCAAAGCCCATGTATAA
- the pstB gene encoding phosphate ABC transporter ATP-binding protein PstB, producing MKDTKVKIKSRHFNFFYGENQALHDISLEIHAKKVTAFIGPSGCGKSTFLRSINRMNDVIDSSKVNGKLEIDGINIYDPLMNVVELRKRVGMVFQKSFPFPKSIYENIAYGLKLNGKVSKDEMDHIVEESLRKSALWKEVKDRLNDSALGLSGGQQQRLCIARAIAMNPEVILMDEPCSALDPISTKKVEEFISEFKDSYTIVIVTHNMQQAARVSDYTGFFYMGRLVEFDTTKKMFHDPSKKETEDYISGKFG from the coding sequence ATGAAAGATACAAAAGTAAAAATAAAATCCCGCCATTTCAATTTTTTCTACGGTGAGAACCAGGCATTACATGATATCTCCTTAGAGATCCATGCGAAGAAGGTCACTGCATTCATAGGACCTTCCGGCTGTGGTAAATCCACTTTTTTAAGATCTATCAATCGTATGAATGATGTGATAGATAGTTCTAAAGTGAATGGCAAACTGGAAATAGATGGGATCAATATTTATGATCCTCTAATGAATGTTGTGGAACTTAGAAAAAGAGTCGGAATGGTTTTCCAAAAATCATTCCCTTTTCCTAAATCTATTTATGAAAATATCGCCTACGGACTCAAACTGAATGGTAAGGTTTCTAAAGATGAGATGGACCATATTGTTGAAGAAAGTTTGAGAAAGTCCGCACTCTGGAAAGAAGTTAAAGACAGATTGAATGATAGTGCCCTCGGACTTTCCGGCGGCCAACAACAAAGGTTATGTATTGCTAGAGCTATCGCAATGAATCCTGAAGTTATCCTAATGGATGAACCTTGCTCTGCATTAGATCCGATCTCTACTAAAAAAGTAGAAGAGTTCATTTCAGAATTTAAGGATTCTTATACAATAGTGATCGTTACCCATAATATGCAACAGGCTGCTAGGGTAAGTGATTATACCGGTTTCTTCTATATGGGTCGTTTGGTGGAATTCGACACTACCAAAAAGATGTTCCATGATCCTTCTAAAAAGGAAACAGAGGATTATATCTCCGGAAAATTCGGTTGA
- a CDS encoding carboxylate--amine ligase, giving the protein MLETQTEQDLLKKSDPMEFWPTWKLYLPLIPYIAFESIRSIRPGSLSSLGFGTIAAANPDIPLGGLVGESKYQILQKLNSKHVLKFFSVSKGSKDINTILEKMNSLGLDFPIILKPDSGQRGQGVRKVQSPEHLEECLQESNVDLLIQEYHPGPFEVGVFYYRYPNESKGRIFSITRKVFPKLTGNGISTLSQLVENHPRFKIQKKTFQKRFSETWEKVPTLGEIICLSEAGNHCQGTLFLDGSEWITPELEDKIHEISSTFKGFYFGRYDIRFSSLKDFLEGKDLNIVELNGVTSESTNIYDPRFSFKERYSILFSQWKILFQISRQSKAKGSGLFSILKALYIFYFGDRIVSDLSS; this is encoded by the coding sequence ATGTTAGAAACTCAGACAGAACAAGATCTTCTCAAGAAATCAGATCCTATGGAATTCTGGCCCACTTGGAAATTGTATCTACCTCTGATCCCGTATATTGCATTTGAATCAATTCGTTCTATTCGACCAGGTTCACTTTCTTCTTTAGGCTTTGGAACAATTGCTGCCGCAAATCCCGATATCCCTTTAGGAGGGCTTGTAGGAGAATCAAAATATCAAATTTTACAAAAACTAAATTCTAAGCATGTACTAAAATTCTTTTCAGTCTCCAAAGGTTCTAAAGATATAAATACTATTTTAGAAAAAATGAATTCTCTAGGACTCGATTTTCCCATCATACTCAAACCTGATTCGGGGCAAAGAGGACAAGGAGTCAGAAAAGTCCAAAGTCCTGAACATTTGGAAGAATGTTTACAAGAATCAAATGTAGATCTTCTGATCCAAGAATATCATCCTGGTCCGTTCGAAGTCGGAGTTTTTTATTATAGATATCCGAATGAATCCAAAGGCAGAATATTCTCTATCACCAGAAAAGTATTTCCGAAATTGACTGGAAATGGAATATCAACTCTTTCTCAATTGGTAGAAAACCATCCCAGATTCAAAATACAGAAAAAAACATTTCAAAAAAGATTTTCCGAAACTTGGGAGAAGGTCCCTACTTTAGGAGAGATCATTTGCCTCTCGGAAGCAGGGAATCATTGCCAAGGAACCTTATTTCTGGACGGATCGGAATGGATCACTCCTGAGTTAGAAGATAAGATCCACGAGATTTCATCAACCTTTAAAGGTTTCTATTTTGGCAGATACGATATTCGATTTTCTTCTCTAAAAGATTTTTTGGAGGGAAAGGATCTCAATATAGTAGAATTAAACGGAGTCACCTCTGAATCCACAAACATATACGACCCCAGATTTTCGTTTAAAGAAAGATACTCCATACTATTCTCCCAGTGGAAGATACTCTTCCAAATTTCCAGACAATCAAAAGCAAAAGGTTCTGGCCTTTTCTCTATCCTGAAAGCTTTGTATATTTTTTATTTCGGGGATAGGATCGTGTCCGATCTTTCCAGTTGA
- a CDS encoding adenylate/guanylate cyclase domain-containing protein, whose translation MKQRLLQLIYLIFGDPKRNSLEHRLFNAISLVNGSLNILGSIFEETTEYSHRVIFLNLISGSILLLMYYFSRFRNIYYVLFWPLNLTILVYLSSLWFLHGGSNGGNHYYFIPALVIATILLKNHNIFFIYAFYAFVTGFLYIFEYLYPNFIVPQKDRDSEYMDLGGNYIFVQILTGILIFILSRNLNIERKKSDNLLRNILPESIADELKMNDTVQPKRYDSVTVLFTDMAGFTQIAEKMSPEELVKELHFFFAEFDKIAKKYGLEKIKTIGDAYMAVAGLPTPNHTHARDAVFCGLEFQQFMKNQKIERQNQGLPTWELRLGIHTGSVVAGVIGTEKFAYDIWGDTVNTASRMESSGVAGEVNISLDTFHYIREDFICESRGLIKAKNKGEIEMFLVKGPREA comes from the coding sequence ATGAAACAAAGGCTCTTACAGCTTATCTATTTGATCTTCGGAGATCCCAAAAGGAACTCTTTAGAGCACAGATTATTTAATGCAATTTCCCTGGTAAATGGAAGCCTAAATATCCTTGGATCTATCTTCGAAGAGACAACTGAATATTCTCACCGTGTAATTTTTCTGAATTTAATCTCCGGTTCGATTCTGCTCCTAATGTATTATTTTTCCAGATTTAGAAATATCTACTATGTTCTATTCTGGCCTCTAAATCTAACAATACTTGTTTATTTATCTTCTCTTTGGTTCTTACACGGAGGCTCAAACGGAGGAAATCATTATTACTTTATTCCTGCACTCGTAATCGCGACTATCCTTTTAAAAAATCATAATATCTTTTTCATTTACGCGTTCTATGCTTTCGTAACAGGTTTCTTATATATATTCGAATATCTTTATCCTAATTTTATTGTACCTCAAAAAGATAGAGATTCTGAATATATGGACCTGGGAGGAAATTACATCTTCGTCCAAATCCTGACGGGTATACTGATCTTTATACTCAGCAGGAACCTGAATATAGAAAGAAAAAAATCGGACAATCTTCTTCGAAACATCCTTCCCGAATCGATCGCTGACGAATTAAAAATGAATGATACGGTTCAGCCGAAACGTTATGATAGTGTAACTGTATTATTTACGGATATGGCAGGCTTCACTCAGATTGCAGAAAAGATGAGCCCAGAAGAATTAGTGAAGGAACTCCATTTTTTCTTCGCGGAATTTGATAAGATCGCGAAAAAATACGGTTTAGAGAAGATCAAAACGATCGGTGACGCCTATATGGCCGTTGCAGGACTTCCTACTCCAAATCATACTCACGCAAGAGATGCAGTTTTCTGTGGGTTGGAATTCCAACAATTCATGAAAAATCAAAAAATAGAAAGGCAGAACCAAGGTCTCCCAACCTGGGAATTACGCTTGGGCATCCATACAGGTAGCGTAGTTGCGGGAGTGATCGGCACTGAAAAATTTGCTTATGATATCTGGGGAGATACAGTCAACACAGCAAGTCGAATGGAAAGTTCAGGAGTCGCTGGAGAAGTGAATATCTCCTTAGATACATTCCATTATATAAGGGAAGATTTTATCTGCGAGTCCAGAGGATTGATAAAAGCTAAGAACAAGGGAGAGATCGAGATGTTTTTAGTAAAAGGGCCAAGGGAAGCATAA
- a CDS encoding MBOAT family O-acyltransferase, translated as MNFNSFGFFVFLLITFTLYYLPFLKRFQLLTVVGASFYFYAYTDPWLLILLLFSIFWNASIVYLIQTPDFKSKKAVLSLGIVLNLSVLFFFKYSGLFAKTFIGSSGPSGLHWIFLIPLPIGISFYTFHGISMVVDFYRIGPEIFKEKVPYPKLILQSSLYINFFPQLVAGPIVKAKEFFPQIKTKDFKGIPWIQAAKILILGYFLKTVIADNLNDLTFVIDFPYNAHHSTLTLVLLIFGYSAQIFADFAGYSLIAIGTAFLFGYRLPTNFNFPYISSNFSEFWRRWHISLSTWLRDYLYIPLGGNRKGNFRTYINLFLVMALGGLWHGAEWRYMVWGIGHGLLLLIERFLDQNIPFKLPENRFFSFVKAGFVFLSVSLLWLLFRLPDFETVVKYLKLLGTNLSLGTDWELCIFLIFFSIPVFFYHFYGWYKEKYSEETMEKVSIIGYAFLLFMIVLNKGPSAAFIYFQF; from the coding sequence ATGAATTTTAATAGTTTTGGATTTTTCGTTTTCCTATTAATTACCTTTACTCTTTACTACCTTCCATTTCTAAAAAGATTTCAACTTTTAACAGTTGTGGGCGCCAGCTTTTATTTTTATGCCTACACCGATCCTTGGCTGCTCATTCTCTTATTATTCTCCATCTTTTGGAACGCAAGTATTGTATATCTGATCCAGACCCCGGACTTTAAATCTAAAAAAGCAGTTCTCTCCTTAGGAATAGTTTTAAACCTAAGTGTATTATTTTTCTTTAAATATAGTGGTTTATTCGCCAAAACATTTATAGGAAGCTCTGGTCCTTCTGGCCTACATTGGATTTTTCTAATACCTCTTCCGATTGGTATTTCTTTTTACACTTTCCATGGGATAAGCATGGTGGTGGATTTTTACAGGATCGGCCCAGAAATTTTTAAAGAGAAGGTCCCCTACCCTAAGCTGATTTTACAATCTTCTCTCTATATTAATTTTTTTCCTCAATTGGTTGCAGGTCCTATCGTTAAGGCAAAGGAATTTTTTCCGCAGATTAAGACCAAGGATTTCAAGGGGATTCCTTGGATCCAAGCTGCGAAGATCCTAATACTTGGGTATTTTTTAAAAACTGTGATCGCAGACAATCTGAATGACCTTACATTCGTAATCGATTTTCCTTATAATGCACATCACTCTACCTTAACCTTAGTACTTTTGATTTTTGGTTATTCAGCTCAGATCTTTGCTGATTTTGCAGGATATTCTTTGATCGCGATCGGAACTGCATTCTTATTCGGCTATAGACTTCCAACCAATTTCAATTTTCCTTATATATCTTCTAACTTTTCCGAATTCTGGAGAAGATGGCATATCTCTCTTTCTACCTGGCTCAGAGATTATTTGTATATTCCTTTGGGCGGAAATAGAAAAGGAAACTTCAGAACTTATATAAATCTATTTTTGGTTATGGCCTTAGGCGGTCTTTGGCATGGAGCAGAATGGAGATATATGGTCTGGGGAATAGGCCACGGACTTTTATTATTAATAGAAAGATTTTTGGATCAAAATATCCCTTTTAAACTTCCAGAGAATCGATTTTTCTCCTTTGTAAAAGCCGGATTCGTATTCTTGAGTGTGTCGCTTCTTTGGTTATTATTCCGATTACCTGATTTTGAAACAGTAGTGAAATATTTAAAATTATTAGGTACAAATTTGAGTTTGGGGACAGACTGGGAACTTTGTATATTTTTAATATTCTTTTCAATTCCTGTATTCTTCTATCATTTTTATGGATGGTATAAGGAGAAGTATTCTGAAGAAACTATGGAGAAAGTTTCTATTATCGGTTATGCATTCTTGCTATTTATGATCGTTCTGAACAAAGGGCCTTCCGCCGCATTTATCTATTTTCAGTTTTAA
- a CDS encoding MetQ/NlpA family ABC transporter substrate-binding protein, with protein sequence MSRKLFILLLALLPFFVSCGKKEAPNLPGDRKNLKIGICPGPYGDLLKKGVFPDLEKKGYKIEIVQFSDYIQPNLALASGDIDANLFQHLPYLKKFTADKNLKLSAIINIPTAPMSVFAGKTKNPKDIKEKASIALPNDPTNLLRALKLFQELGFIKVNPDALPTKASLSDITENKKQIQFLPLEAAQLPRSLESTDFSAINGNFALASGLDLTKAVILEKLAEEHKNIIVVREAEKDSIFAKDIIEAVKSENFETVVDKDFKGFQKPEWFGKRK encoded by the coding sequence ATGAGTCGAAAGTTATTTATCCTATTACTGGCCCTTCTTCCTTTCTTTGTAAGCTGCGGAAAAAAAGAAGCCCCCAATCTCCCAGGTGATAGAAAAAATCTGAAGATCGGGATTTGCCCCGGGCCTTACGGTGACCTTTTGAAAAAAGGTGTCTTTCCTGATTTAGAGAAGAAGGGATACAAGATCGAGATTGTTCAGTTCAGCGATTATATCCAACCTAATTTAGCACTGGCTTCCGGTGATATAGATGCAAATTTATTCCAACATCTTCCTTATCTGAAAAAATTTACTGCGGATAAAAATCTAAAGTTAAGTGCCATTATCAATATTCCCACAGCTCCCATGTCTGTGTTTGCAGGAAAAACTAAAAACCCCAAAGATATAAAAGAGAAGGCATCAATTGCTCTTCCAAACGATCCTACGAACTTGCTAAGAGCTTTGAAACTTTTCCAAGAATTAGGTTTTATTAAAGTAAATCCGGATGCACTTCCGACTAAAGCCTCTTTGAGTGATATCACAGAGAATAAAAAACAGATCCAATTTTTACCTTTAGAAGCGGCTCAACTTCCTAGATCATTAGAAAGTACAGACTTCTCTGCAATCAACGGAAATTTCGCACTCGCTTCCGGTTTGGATCTGACAAAAGCAGTGATCTTAGAAAAACTGGCAGAAGAGCATAAAAACATAATCGTGGTTCGCGAAGCAGAAAAAGATAGTATATTCGCTAAAGACATTATTGAAGCAGTAAAGTCTGAAAACTTTGAAACGGTTGTAGACAAAGATTTTAAGGGATTCCAAAAGCCGGAATGGTTCGGGAAACGGAAATAA